The stretch of DNA CTATGGTCCCGCCACCTCTGACGAAACAGGAAATCCCATGGCCGCAGACCTCCGTTTTCTCGCAGCCCGCATCTCCGCCGAAATCAACGCCCGGCCCGAACAGGCCAAAGCTGCAATCGAGCTGCTCGACGAAGGCTCTACCGTGCCCTTCATCGCCCGCTACCGCAAGGAAGTGACGGGCGGGCTGGATGATACGCAGCTGCGCAATCTCGCCGAGCGGCTGGTCTATCTGCGCGAACTAGAAGCTCGGCGCGACGCGATCGTCGAATCGATCACCGGCCAGGGCAAGATGACCGACGAGCTGATGACCAAGGTCGCAGGCGCCGAAACCAAGGCCGAGCTTGAGGATCTCTATCTGCCCTACAAGCCGAAGCGCCGCACGCGCGCCGAAATCGCCCGTGAACGTGGCCTCGGCCCGCTCGCCGAGACGATCCTCGCCGACCGCGCCAGGGAACCGGCGGTATTGGCCGAAGGCTTCGTCACCGCGGATGTGCCCGATGTGAAGACGGCGCTCGAAGGCGCGCGCGACATCATCGCCGAAGGCATTGCCGAAAATGCCGACCTGCTCGGCAGGTTGCGCGCCCATATGCGCCAGGCCGCGCTGCTGAAGGCGAAAGTCGTTGATGGCAAGCAGGCGACCGGCGAGAAGTTTTCCGATTATTTCGACCATTCCGAACGCTGGGCGACCGCCCCCGGCCACCGCGCGCTCGCCATGCTGCGCGGCTGGAACGAGGAGGTGCTGACGCTGACGATCGAGGCCGACGCCGAGACGACCTCTCCGAACAAGCCGGTCGAGCGCATGATCGTGGCCGCCTACGAGATCGGTACCAGCCGTCCCGGCGACCGCTGGCTGATGGAGGTCGCAAGCTGGACCTGGCGCGTCAAGCTTTCCATGTCGCTCTCGCTCGACCTGATGCGGGAACTGCGCGAAAGGGCCGAAGAGGAGGCGATCCATGTCTTCGCCCGCAATCTCAAGGATCTGCTTTTGGCTGCACCCGCCGGCTCGCGCGCGACGATGGGTCTTGATCCCGGCATCCGCACCGGCGTCAAGGTCGCCGTCGTCGACGGCACCGGCAAGGTGGTGGCGACATCGACCGTCTATCCCTTCCAGCCGAGGAACGATGTGCGCGGCGCCCAGGTCGAGCTCGCATCGCTGATCCGCAAGCACAATGTCGAGCTGATCTCGATCGGCAACGGCACCGGCAGCCGCGAAACCGAAAAGCTGGTGGCCGACATGCTGGCCGAGTTGCCGGCGCCGAAGCCGACCAAGGTCATCGTGTCGGAAGCCGGCGCCTCGGTCTATTCCGCCTCGGCGACCGCAGCGGCTGAATTCCCCGATCTCGACGTATCACTGCGCGGCGCCGTCTCCATCGCACGCCGCCTGCAGGATCCGCTGGCCGAACTCGTCAAGATCGAGCCGAAGTCGATCGGCGTCGGCCAATATCAGCACGACGTCGACCAGCAGAAGCTGTCGCGTTCGCTCGATGCCGTGGTGGAAGACGCAGTGAATGCCGTCGGGGTCGATCTCAATACCGCGTCTGCGCCGCTGCTGTCGCGCGTCTCCGGCCTCGGCCCGTCGATCGCCGACGCCATTGTCCGCCACCGCGACAGCGAAGGCCGTTTCGAGACGCGAAAGGATCTTCTGAAGGTCGCCCGCCTCGGCGGCCGCACTTTCGAGCAGTGCGCCGGCTTCCTGCGCATTCCGAACGGCAAGGAGCCGCTCGATTCCTCCTCGGTCCACCCGGAGGCCTATGGCGTCGCAAAGAAGATCGTCGCTGCCTGCGGCCGCGATCTGCGCGCGTTGATGGGCGATAGCGCGGTGTTGAAATCGGTTGATCCGCGCCAGTTCATCGACGAGAAATTCGGCCTGCCGACGGTCAGGGACATCATTGCGGAGCTGGAAAAGCCCGGCCGCGACCCGCGTCCGAGCTTCAAGACCGCGACCTTCGCCGAGGGCGTCAACGAAATTTCCGACCTCAAGCCCGGCATGGTGCTCGAAGGCACGGTGACCAATGTCGCGGCCTTCGGCGCCTTCGTCGATATCGGCGTGCACCAGGATGGCCTGGTGCATGTGTCCCAGCTTGCCGATCGCTTCGTCAAGGATCCCCACGAGGTCGTCAAGGCGGGTGATGTCGTCAAGGTGCGGGTTGTAGAAGTCGACGCCAAGCGCAAGCGCATCGCTCTTTCTATGAAACGCGATGACGGTTCTTCAGCGCCGCCGCCGCGGGGTGATTCTCGCGCGAACCAGGGTTCCCGGCCGCAGAACGAGAGCCGGCCCGCGGCCGCGAAACCCGAGAGCCAGGGCGCTTTCGGCGCGGCACTTGCCGAAGCGATGAAGCGAAAATAAGGGTTTAGCCGGCATTTCGGCAAAAATGCAACAGTTTGGCAGCGTTCTGAACAGAGTGCTAAATCCGGCGCTTGTAAGGCGAAAGAGAGCTACTAAGTTGATGTGACCATCCTGTCACATTTGCGAGGCGTCCATGGCGTCGGCATTCTTATCGATCGTCGAAAAAATCATCCGCAAGGGTTCGTTGAAACTTACCATCGCCAACGGCGAAACCCACACTATCGGCGACGGCACCGGTGAAACCGTTGTCGCCCGCCTTGCCGATCAGGAGGCCGAGGACGCCATCCGGCGCGACCCGGCCATGAAACTCGGCGAAATGTACATGCAAGGCCGGTTCATTCTCGAACAGGGCAACATTTACGATTTCCTGTCGCTGGTGAAACAGAACACCACCAACGAGATCTTCGATTTCAAGATGGCGGCACTGCTCCTCGGCCGCATTGCCAAGCAGCAGCTGAAGAGCCGTGTGCCGGTCAATCGCAACAAGCACAATGTCGCCCACCATTACGATCTGTCGGCCAAGCTCTTCGATCTTTTCCTCGACGAGGACTGGCAATATTCCTGCGCCTATTTCGAGCCGCCGGGCATTGGTCTCGACGAGGCACAGCTCGCCAAGAAACGCCATATCGCCGCCAAGCTTCTGCTCGAGCCGAACCAGCGTATCCTGGAGATCGGCTCCGGCTGGGGCGGCATGGGCATGTACCTGACGGAGGCGACCGACGGTGCCGAGTTCACCGGCATCACACTGAGTGAGGAGCAGCTCAAGGTCTCGCGTACGCGCGCCGAAAAGCGCGGCCTTGCCGACCGGGTGCGGTTCGAACTGCAGGACTACCGCACCATGACGGGCAGGAAGTTCGACCGTATCGTCTCGGTCGGCATGTTCGAACATGTCGGCATCGGCCACTACGGCAATTTCTTCCGCAAGGTATCGGATCTCCTCGACGACAACGGCGTCATGGTGCTGCATTCGATCGGCCGCCCGAAGCCGAGCTTCGGCACCAATGCGTTCATCGAGAAATACATCTTCCCGGGCGGCTACATCCCTTCCGTCGGCGAGGTCGTGCCGCCACTTGAGAAGGCCGGACTGCTGGTCAAGGATATCGAAATCCTGCCGCTGCATTATGCCTATACGCTGCGCCATTGGCGCGAGCGTTTCGTGGCGCGCAAGGCCGAAGCGGTGGCGCTTTACGACGAGCAGTTCTTCCGCATGTGGGAGTTCTATCTGGCCGGTTCCGAAATAGGGTTCCGCTGGGACGAGCTCTTCATCCTGCAGATCCAGATCGCCAAGAACCAGTTCGCCGTTCCCGACAATCGCAATTACATCGCCCGCAATGAAGCAAAGCTGAAGGAATTCGAGGCGGGGCGCGCTCCGCTCGAAAAGGTGACGTTCTGATCCCGCGGAAGTGCCGCTTCCGCTGGCAGTTTTGCCAAGGGACAGATTCTCATGAAAGGACGTGCCGATGAGCAGTGCGTTTCCCGAGATCTACCTGGTCCGCCACGGTGAAACCGAATGGAGCCTGTCCGGGCGCCATACCGGACGCAGCGATATTCCCTTGACGGCGAACGGCGAGGCCGCCGCCCGCAAACTCGCCGACCGGCTGGCGGGCCTTAGCTTCTCCGCCGTCTGGTCGAGCCCGTCCGAGCGGGCCCGCAAGACCTGCACGCTCGCCGGATTCGGATCGGGCGCGGTGATGAAGGACGATCTCGCCGAGTGGGACTACGGCGCTTACGAAGGCATCACCACCAAGGCGATCCTTGCCGATCGCCCCGGCTGGCAGCTCTTCCGCGACGGCTGCCCGAAGGGCGAGTTCGCCGCCAATGTCGGCGCCCGCGCGGACGCCGTCATCCATGCGCTTCGCCAAACGGCCGGCACCATCCTGATCTTTTCGAGCTCGCATTTCCTGCGCGTCCTCGCCGCCCGCTGGCTTGGCCTGCCGCCCGAAGACGGCTCCCGTTTCGTGCTCGATACGGCCAGCATCAGCGTGCTCGGCTACGAGCACGATCTGACCGAGCCGGTCATCCGCCGCTGGAACCAGAGATAGCGCTGGCATCCGTCATTTTTGCCTGTGTCATCTCGCTGCCGTGGTTAACACTGGGGTAACGAGATCAGGATAAATGTAGCGAACGCCGCCCTCCGCGGCTTTGTTTTTGCGTTTTCTGGAGTGCGGATGTGTCTCATCGATCAGTCGTATCGATCTCTCTGGCTATTGCCCTTTTCTCTGCAGGATCGGCGGTCGCCCAGGAAAGCGGCCAGCACTTCTGGTCCGGCGACTGGTACCTGAGCGTTGGCGTCGCCGGCTTCTCCGCCCCGAAATTCGAGGGCTCGTCGCACAATGAATTCAAGTTCAGCCCGCTGATCTCGGTCGGCCGCCAGGGTGCTGGCCCGCGTTTTTCCTCGCGCAACGACAATCCGTCCTTCGCCCTCATCGACAAGGGCGCCTTCCGCGCCGGCATCGTCGGCAAGTTCGTGCCGTCGCGCGATGACGGCGACGGCAGCGAGCTGAAGGGCTTGAAGAAGGTCAAATGGGGGGCGGAAGCCGGCGGTTTCGTCGAGGTTTACCCGACCGACTTCCTTCGCGCCCGCGCCGAAGTCCGCCAGGGCATCCGCTCGCATGACGGCATCGTCGCCGATCTCGCGGTCGATGCCTTCACCGATATCGCCCCCGACCTGCAGCTATCAGGCGGCCCGCGCGCGACCTTCGCCACCAGCGGCTATTACGACGCCTATTACGGCGTCAACGCCAAGCAGGCGGCCGCAGGCGGGCTTGATCCCTATAAGCCGTCGTCGGGCATCCAATCCTATGGCGCAGGCGCGGCGCTGACCTGGAAGGCGACGGAAAACCTTTCGGCAAGTTCCTTCCTCGAATATAAGCGGCTGGCGGGTCCCGCCGCCGACAGCAGCCTCGTGCGCGAGCGCGGCTCGAAGAACCAGGTCCTGATCGGCGTCTCGGCGACCTACAAGTTCAATTTTTCCCTGCAGTGATTGACGCGGCTGCGCATCCCTCTCAGATGCGCAGCGCTGTAACACTTTGAATTGCAGGATAATTTCATCCCGGGATCGATTCTGATCTAGGGATGATGCAAGTGGCAGCGCAATGATCGCTTCTTGACCGGATCGGCGGCCCGCCGCTAGATGAGCGGCATGCACGATACCGGCGACTTCAACGATCGCGTCTCCGACGCACCTTCCGATAACTGGGTCTACCGGATCCTGCCGCCATGGCTTTGGCCCTATGCGCAGCTGGCGCGCTGGGATCGCCCGATCGGCTGGCAGCTCTTGATGTGGCCGTGCTTCTGGTCGGCGACACTTGCCGCCAATGCGGCGATCGGCGAGGGGCTCTATTCCGGCAGCCTGCTGGTGTCTCACCTGTTCCTTTATTTCATCGGCGCGGTCGCCATGCGCGGCGCCGGCTGCACCTATAACGATCTCGTCGACCACGAGATCGACATGGAAGTGGCGCGCACGCGGTCACGTCCGCTGCCCTCCGGCCGCGTCACCCGCCGCCGGGCGAAGATCTTCATCGGCTTGCAGGCGCTGGTCGGCCTGTTCGTGCTGTTGCAGTTCAACTGGCTCAACGTCTTCCTCGGCGTGCTCTCGCTCGGGATCGTGGCATTTTATCCCTTTGCCAAACGCTTCACCGACTGGCCGCAATTCTACCTCGGGCTTGCCTTCTCCTGGGGCGCGTTGATGGGTTGGGCCGGGATTTTGGGCGGCCTCTCCTTTGCCGCCATCCTGCTCTACGCCGCCTCCGTCGCCTGGACGATCGGCTATGACACGATCTATGCGCATCAGGACAAGGAAGATGACGAGTTGATCGGCGTCCGCTCCACCGCGCGCCTATTCGGCGACAGGACGCGGCAGTGGCTGATCGGTCTTTACGGACTGACGCTGGCGCTGATGTTTATTGCTTTCGTTCTCGCCGGCGCCAATCTCATCGCCTTTCTGGGTCTGCTCGGTGCGGCCGGCATGTTCGCCTGGCAGATCGTCCGGCTCGATATCGATGATGCCGACCAGTGCCTGGCGCTCTTCAAGTCAAACAACCGCGTCGGCCTGATCATCTTCTTCGGCCTCTTCGTCTCGCTGCTGTTTGCCATTCCCTGATTGGGACGAACCGGGCGCGGGCGCCTGTCCCCAGATAGGAGGATTGGTCTAGCAGGCATTCGTGTTGTGCTTTATGGCAGATGGAAGCCATGCCTTGATCTGTTGATCCGTGAGGTTAGCACCACACAACATAGTCGCTACACGGCAGCCTTTCAGGGCAGATGCCTGCTCAAGAATAGCAGCGAGCCCGGCTGCTCCGGCTGGTTCGACGAGACGCTTCCATGTGTCATGAGCAAATCGCATTGCATCGAGAAGCTGATCGTCATCCACGAGAACGACGTCATCGATCGTGTCTTTAAGCCAGCCGACGGCCGACGGGACGGGAATCCGCACAGCAATTCCATCGGCAATCGTGCGTGCCTCCGGCGTTGAGATCACGTCACCCGCATTGTAGGACAGTGCCATGCAAGGTGCGCCCTTTGCGGCGACTGCGACGACCCTTGTTCGCGGTGATCGTGATTTGAACCAGCATCCTATTCCGGCCGCCAGAGCACCGTTGCCGAGCGGTATGAAAACGGCGTCGATATCTTCGACCTCTTCAGTCAGCTCCGCCGCAATCGTTCCTGCTCCTTCGGCAATGGCTGCGCTCGCTCCATCCTCGACGAACTGCAGCTTCCGTTCGGCGGCGTAGATTTTGGCGGCCTCCTTTGCAGCGTCAAAATCTTCTCCGGCGAGAAAGACTTCTGCCCCAAACCGGCGCATGGCTTCGATCTTCAACGGATTGGCGTTGACACTGGCGAACACGACCAGAGATCGCCCATGCCGCGCGGCATTGTAAGCAAGCCCCTGGCCGAAATTCCCGGCTGATGCCGTGACCAGAGGAGTTCTGTCTCCAACGACGTCGGCGAGAAAATACCCCGTCCCGCGCCCCTTGAAGCTGCGGATGGGATTTTCCGTTTCGTCCTTGGCGACGAGTGACAGCGCGAGCCTATCGGCACGCAACAAGTTGGTGTTCAGGAAAATCGGATCGATTTTTTTGCGTGCATCGTCGATTTTGGCGGCTGAAAGAGGTGTTTGTTTTGTCATGGGCAGATGATAGGAATTTTCGGCGCGGAAAAACCGCGCTCGTGACAAATTTATAGCGGAATTTCTGCTTATGGGCTTGGTTATACGCTGTGGATGATATTGATCGAACTATTCTGTCGATGCTGCAGGAGAATGCCGACATTCCCGGCAAGGTCATTGCTGACGCGGTCAATCTCTCACCTTCGGCCGTCGAACGGCGGATCAGCAAACTGAAGCAGGATGGGATCATCGAGAGGATCGTTGCGGTGGTCAGTCCGAAAGCCGTCGATCGCACACTGTCCGTTCTGGTTGAGCTTGAAATCCAGAACGAACATCGACACACGCTGGAGCAATTCCAGCGGTGGTTGGACCATGCGCCTGAAGTTCAGTCATGCTGGTATGTCACCGGCGACATGGACTATGTCCTGCTCGTGGCCGTCCGCAATCTTGAGGAATATAATATCTTCATTGAGCGGCTTATGGGCGAGCAACAGGCGCTCGTGCGAAAATACAAGAGCCTGATCGCACTCAAAACGGTCAAGCACGGATTGGGACTTTCCGTCCTTGAATGAGGGGATTTTTACTGGCTACGCAGTGATCCTGTCAAAATTCATCCCGCGGTGCCGATTGAGATTGAAGCGACAGTTTGCGGCCGAGTTCGACAGCGTCGCAAAACGGGCATTCCGCGACAGATGAGTGCGCAGAATGCCCGCCAATGAGCGTCCGGTGTCGCGATTTCGGTCAGTTGCGGGCGATGATTTCCTTGCCCTCGATCTTCATGGCGACGCCCAGCCGGCCGGTGGTGCGGCGCACGAGGAAGCGCGGACGGCGATTGGCGAAGTAGGAATGACGGCGGCGCGGCTTGAGATCGCTGGTGCGTAAGGCGCCGATGTGGTCTTCGAGCGGCCGGGCAACGCCGTCGGCCTCGACCATCAGCATCGGAATGCGGAAGGCTTCCGACCAACTGCGCCAGTCGGCGGCGATATCGCTGAGATCATGGGCGACGAGCAGCGGAATGCAGAGCTCCGGATCGGTGTGGTGAAGCTCCAGCGTCACGGTGACTTCGCCGTCGCCATGGTCGATGGCGCGGGCGGCGACACCTTTGAAGACGCGCTTGGGCAGCGCAATCGAGAGCGGCAGGCCGCTGGAGGGGAGGACCTTGCGCAGGACCGCGCCGCGTTCGTCTATGGTGATATTGACGTCATCCGAACAATCATGGATGGCGTAGCTGACCTGTTGGGGAAAGCGGGACGGATCGAGACGTAACGTCGTGCCAGCCCAAGCGGGCTTCATAACGGGATTGTTCATTTCATTCTACCCTTGTCTTACCTGAGAGCCGATTTCCGGTCTTCTCCTTGGGACTTTTCGTCCTCTATGGCCGACAATAGGCAGCCGCCCTTCCGTACAGCTTAAAAATTGCGGTTAAGAAAACTTTGCCTCCTCTGATGGTTATCAAAACCGAATCCGGCAGGGTTTCCGGAAGGTGAACGGTGTGGTGTGCTGGAACGATGCATCCGGAGGTAAGCCTCAGGTAAGCTTTCCGTGGCAAAATGTGCTCACCAGCATTTCGTCGTTCTTTTAGAGATTTTGCCAAAAAGGGCGCTTTTCATGATCACGGCTTCCCTCGCTTACACGATCCTGTCGCGGGATATGACGTCGAGCCTCAACAAGGTTGCGTCGCAGGCGACGGTCAAGAAGGATGCCCAATATTACGCCGACCATATCAACAAGGTCACATCCGTCGACGACTTCCTCGGCGACTACAAGCTCTACAGCTATGCGATGAAGGCCTATGGCCTCGAGGACATGACCTACGCCAAGGCCTTCATGAAGAAGGTGCTCGAGAGCGATCTCACCGATCCCAACAGCTACGCCAACAAGCTTTCCGATACACGCTACCGCGAGTTCGCCGCCGCCTTCAATTTCAACGAGCCGGCCAAGGACGTGCAGACGGACGCTCAGGAGGACGATCTCATCGGCCTCTACAAACAGTCCTTCATCGATGCCGACAAAGCCGCCAGCGCCGAGAGCAGCTATTACGGCACGGCGATCGACGGCGTGACGACCGTCGACGATCTGGTCAACAACACGCGGCTGCGCACCTATGTGCTGAAGACCTTCAAGATCGATCCGACCTATGCGTCGAAGGATTTTCTGCGGCAGGTGCTGACAAGCGATCTCAGTGACCCCACCAGCGTCGTCAATACGCAGGGCGGCGACAAGTACAAGGCGCTTGCCGCCCAGTTCGGTTTCAACGCCGACGGCACCGTCAACGGCACGGCGCAGACCGCTGCGCAGAAGGCCTCGGTCATCGAGACCTACACCCTGAATTCCCAGTCTGTCATCATCGACAATTCGGTCGGCTCGGATGTCTACTATGTCGGCAAGACGGCGGCAGACTACAACAAGGCCTATTACACGGCGAAGATCGGCACGATCACCAATGTCGACGATCTGGTCGCCGACAAGCGCCTGACATCCTACATCACGACGGCCTACAGCATGGGCGCCGACTTCACCGCCGCAGCACTGCGCACGGTGCTGACCGACCCCGGTTATGCCCAGCTGATGGGCTTTACCAATGTCTACAATGCTTTCAACTTCAAGGCTGACGGGTCGACCTCCAGCACGGCGCGCGTCCAGACGGTCGATCAGGCAAACAGTCTGCAGGCGGCCGCATCGGGCACGAAGAACTATTATACCGTCACCTCGCAGTCGAGCGGCATCACCAATGTCGACGCCCTGCTGGCTGACAATGTGCTGGCCCGCTACATTAAGGATGCCTATGGTCTCGGCACGAGTTTCAGCAATGCCGACCTGAAGAGCATCCTGACCGATTCGACCTATGCCGCGGCCCAGGGCCATGCCGATCTCAATGCCGACTTCAACTTCCAGGCGGATGGCTCGATCAACGGTTCCGTGATTCAGACTGCGGCGCAGCGGAAATCGACCACCGACAAGTCGGCGGCGAACGCAGCGCACTTCAACAGCATGATCGGCAATGTCACCAATGTCGATGACATCATGTCCGATGCTGTTGCGGTCAGCTATATCAGAAACAGCATGCAGATCGCCGATAGCGTCTCCGATGCGACGTTGAGGACTTTCCTCGTCGACCGTACGGCTGCCAGCGCCCAGGGCTACAGCGACGTTCACGATCTCTTCAATTTCAAATCGGATGGTTCGGTCCCGACCCTTTACGCCTCGCAAAGTGCGACGCAAAGTGCCAGCACCACCAGCAAGGCCAGCGATGCGGCGGTCTATTACCAGGCAACCATCGCCGGCATCTCAAACGTTGATCAGTTGCTGGCGGACCAGAAGCTGAACAATTTCGTCCGCAACGCCTTCGGCATCCCGTCGACCGTCACCGACGTCGCTCTTCGCAATATCCTGACCGATCAGAGCGGTACCGGCACCTATGCCGATGTCGCCGGCGCCTTCAACTTCAAGGCGGACGGCACGCTCGAAGACGGCTTGCAGGCGCAGACGGCCACCCAGATCAGCAGCACGAAATTTGCCGCCGAAGCGCGCACGGACGACTATTCCGCGCGGATGGCGACGATCGCCAATGTCGATGATCTGCTCGCCGATTCCGCCATCACCAATTTCCTGAAGAGCACCTACAATCTGCCTTTCGATATCTCGGACGCCGATCTGAAGAGCATCCTGACCGATGCGACGGCCGCTGCCGCCGCCGGCCATGCCGATCTCAATGCCGACTTCAACTTCGCTGCCGACGGATCGCTTCCTGTCGTCAGCTCGGTCCAGACGGCCGACCAGGCACAGACCACCAACGACAATTACGCGGCGCGTTATGACGACGAGCGCGACGAGGCGCTCGACGAGGTCGCATCCAACTACCAGAAGCTTATGGCCGACAGCAGCAGCCTGCTGAATTTCTCCGACGTCAAGAGTGTCAATGATTTCCTGCGCAGCAATTCGGCCGCC from Rhizobium leguminosarum bv. trifolii WSM1325 encodes:
- a CDS encoding conserved hypothetical protein (KEGG: rec:RHECIAT_CH0000987 hypothetical protein), with translation MNNPVMKPAWAGTTLRLDPSRFPQQVSYAIHDCSDDVNITIDERGAVLRKVLPSSGLPLSIALPKRVFKGVAARAIDHGDGEVTVTLELHHTDPELCIPLLVAHDLSDIAADWRSWSEAFRIPMLMVEADGVARPLEDHIGALRTSDLKPRRRHSYFANRRPRFLVRRTTGRLGVAMKIEGKEIIARN
- a CDS encoding Cyclopropane-fatty-acyl-phospholipid synthase (PFAM: Cyclopropane-fatty-acyl-phospholipid synthase; Methyltransferase type 11; Methyltransferase type 12~KEGG: ret:RHE_CH00892 cyclopropane-fatty-acyl-phospholipid synthase protein), encoding MASAFLSIVEKIIRKGSLKLTIANGETHTIGDGTGETVVARLADQEAEDAIRRDPAMKLGEMYMQGRFILEQGNIYDFLSLVKQNTTNEIFDFKMAALLLGRIAKQQLKSRVPVNRNKHNVAHHYDLSAKLFDLFLDEDWQYSCAYFEPPGIGLDEAQLAKKRHIAAKLLLEPNQRILEIGSGWGGMGMYLTEATDGAEFTGITLSEEQLKVSRTRAEKRGLADRVRFELQDYRTMTGRKFDRIVSVGMFEHVGIGHYGNFFRKVSDLLDDNGVMVLHSIGRPKPSFGTNAFIEKYIFPGGYIPSVGEVVPPLEKAGLLVKDIEILPLHYAYTLRHWRERFVARKAEAVALYDEQFFRMWEFYLAGSEIGFRWDELFILQIQIAKNQFAVPDNRNYIARNEAKLKEFEAGRAPLEKVTF
- a CDS encoding transcriptional regulator, AsnC family (PFAM: regulatory protein AsnC/Lrp family~SMART: regulatory protein AsnC/Lrp family~KEGG: transcriptional regulator protein), giving the protein MDDIDRTILSMLQENADIPGKVIADAVNLSPSAVERRISKLKQDGIIERIVAVVSPKAVDRTLSVLVELEIQNEHRHTLEQFQRWLDHAPEVQSCWYVTGDMDYVLLVAVRNLEEYNIFIERLMGEQQALVRKYKSLIALKTVKHGLGLSVLE
- a CDS encoding RNA binding S1 domain protein (PFAM: RNA binding S1 domain protein~SMART: Resolvase RNase H domain protein fold; RNA binding S1 domain protein~KEGG: rec:RHECIAT_CH0000981 probable transcriptional accessory protein (RNA binding S1 domain)) — its product is MAADLRFLAARISAEINARPEQAKAAIELLDEGSTVPFIARYRKEVTGGLDDTQLRNLAERLVYLRELEARRDAIVESITGQGKMTDELMTKVAGAETKAELEDLYLPYKPKRRTRAEIARERGLGPLAETILADRAREPAVLAEGFVTADVPDVKTALEGARDIIAEGIAENADLLGRLRAHMRQAALLKAKVVDGKQATGEKFSDYFDHSERWATAPGHRALAMLRGWNEEVLTLTIEADAETTSPNKPVERMIVAAYEIGTSRPGDRWLMEVASWTWRVKLSMSLSLDLMRELRERAEEEAIHVFARNLKDLLLAAPAGSRATMGLDPGIRTGVKVAVVDGTGKVVATSTVYPFQPRNDVRGAQVELASLIRKHNVELISIGNGTGSRETEKLVADMLAELPAPKPTKVIVSEAGASVYSASATAAAEFPDLDVSLRGAVSIARRLQDPLAELVKIEPKSIGVGQYQHDVDQQKLSRSLDAVVEDAVNAVGVDLNTASAPLLSRVSGLGPSIADAIVRHRDSEGRFETRKDLLKVARLGGRTFEQCAGFLRIPNGKEPLDSSSVHPEAYGVAKKIVAACGRDLRALMGDSAVLKSVDPRQFIDEKFGLPTVRDIIAELEKPGRDPRPSFKTATFAEGVNEISDLKPGMVLEGTVTNVAAFGAFVDIGVHQDGLVHVSQLADRFVKDPHEVVKAGDVVKVRVVEVDAKRKRIALSMKRDDGSSAPPPRGDSRANQGSRPQNESRPAAAKPESQGAFGAALAEAMKRK
- a CDS encoding Phosphoglycerate mutase (PFAM: Phosphoglycerate mutase~KEGG: ret:RHE_CH00893 phosphoglycerate mutase protein), producing the protein MSSAFPEIYLVRHGETEWSLSGRHTGRSDIPLTANGEAAARKLADRLAGLSFSAVWSSPSERARKTCTLAGFGSGAVMKDDLAEWDYGAYEGITTKAILADRPGWQLFRDGCPKGEFAANVGARADAVIHALRQTAGTILIFSSSHFLRVLAARWLGLPPEDGSRFVLDTASISVLGYEHDLTEPVIRRWNQR
- a CDS encoding Pyridoxal-5'-phosphate-dependent protein beta subunit (PFAM: Pyridoxal-5'-phosphate-dependent protein beta subunit~KEGG: threonine dehydratase protein; K01754 threonine dehydratase), whose amino-acid sequence is MTKQTPLSAAKIDDARKKIDPIFLNTNLLRADRLALSLVAKDETENPIRSFKGRGTGYFLADVVGDRTPLVTASAGNFGQGLAYNAARHGRSLVVFASVNANPLKIEAMRRFGAEVFLAGEDFDAAKEAAKIYAAERKLQFVEDGASAAIAEGAGTIAAELTEEVEDIDAVFIPLGNGALAAGIGCWFKSRSPRTRVVAVAAKGAPCMALSYNAGDVISTPEARTIADGIAVRIPVPSAVGWLKDTIDDVVLVDDDQLLDAMRFAHDTWKRLVEPAGAAGLAAILEQASALKGCRVATMLCGANLTDQQIKAWLPSAIKHNTNAC
- a CDS encoding MltA-interacting MipA family protein (PFAM: MltA-interacting MipA family protein~KEGG: rec:RHECIAT_CH0000984 putative outer membrane scaffold protein, MipA family) — translated: MSHRSVVSISLAIALFSAGSAVAQESGQHFWSGDWYLSVGVAGFSAPKFEGSSHNEFKFSPLISVGRQGAGPRFSSRNDNPSFALIDKGAFRAGIVGKFVPSRDDGDGSELKGLKKVKWGAEAGGFVEVYPTDFLRARAEVRQGIRSHDGIVADLAVDAFTDIAPDLQLSGGPRATFATSGYYDAYYGVNAKQAAAGGLDPYKPSSGIQSYGAGAALTWKATENLSASSFLEYKRLAGPAADSSLVRERGSKNQVLIGVSATYKFNFSLQ
- a CDS encoding 4-hydroxybenzoate polyprenyl transferase (TIGRFAM: 4-hydroxybenzoate polyprenyl transferase~PFAM: UbiA prenyltransferase~KEGG: rec:RHECIAT_CH0000986 4-hydroxybenzoate octaprenyltransferase protein), giving the protein MSGMHDTGDFNDRVSDAPSDNWVYRILPPWLWPYAQLARWDRPIGWQLLMWPCFWSATLAANAAIGEGLYSGSLLVSHLFLYFIGAVAMRGAGCTYNDLVDHEIDMEVARTRSRPLPSGRVTRRRAKIFIGLQALVGLFVLLQFNWLNVFLGVLSLGIVAFYPFAKRFTDWPQFYLGLAFSWGALMGWAGILGGLSFAAILLYAASVAWTIGYDTIYAHQDKEDDELIGVRSTARLFGDRTRQWLIGLYGLTLALMFIAFVLAGANLIAFLGLLGAAGMFAWQIVRLDIDDADQCLALFKSNNRVGLIIFFGLFVSLLFAIP